From a single Deltaproteobacteria bacterium genomic region:
- a CDS encoding DUF488 domain-containing protein, producing MKKPSIFTIGHSTRQIDVFIRLLQTYGVKVVVDVRTIPKSRYNPQFNESDLKLSLRQAHIRYKHLKKLGGLRHTIKDSINLGWRNASFRGYADYMTTVEFKEGLEALMKIAGARVTTIMCAEAVPWRCHRSLIADALVKKGWIVRDILSNTSTLKHRLTPFLKIKKGQLFYPVPKK from the coding sequence ATGAAAAAACCTTCAATCTTTACTATTGGCCATTCTACGCGGCAAATAGATGTATTCATAAGGTTGTTGCAGACGTACGGCGTTAAAGTAGTGGTCGATGTGAGGACTATACCCAAATCGCGCTATAACCCACAATTTAATGAGAGTGATCTTAAGCTGTCTTTACGACAAGCACATATACGCTATAAGCATCTAAAAAAACTCGGAGGGCTACGTCACACAATAAAAGATTCTATAAACCTCGGCTGGCGCAATGCCTCATTCAGAGGGTATGCCGACTACATGACAACCGTAGAATTTAAAGAAGGGTTGGAAGCCCTCATGAAAATCGCAGGGGCGAGAGTTACGACGATCATGTGCGCTGAAGCTGTGCCATGGCGTTGCCACCGTTCACTTATCGCCGATGCACTTGTTAAAAAAGGCTGGATTGTGCGGGATATTTTGAGCAATACTTCGACGTTAAAACACCGACTAACACCATTTTTGAAAATAAAGAAGGGACAGCTCTTCTATCCCGTGCCAAAAAAATGA
- a CDS encoding uracil-DNA glycosylase family protein encodes MIRYRYKQPIILFVGINPHFGSFDRGLPFSNNKLFWYLLSDAGIIQEKRDELRYDESLKRMYEKKFNTVYRLGFINIINRPTRDISRLKKGEELLGRKKISRIIKTEMPKVVCFIGKVTYEKYTGSKNFTFGWQDPIHEAKVFVMHFPLRGEAVVRVRELCEVKRVALV; translated from the coding sequence ATGATTCGTTACAGATACAAACAACCGATCATACTTTTCGTGGGCATTAATCCTCATTTCGGATCATTTGATCGAGGACTGCCATTTTCCAATAATAAGTTATTTTGGTATCTTCTTTCAGATGCGGGAATTATCCAGGAAAAAAGAGATGAGCTCCGGTATGACGAATCGTTAAAGCGAATGTATGAAAAGAAGTTCAATACCGTCTATAGATTAGGGTTCATAAATATTATCAATCGACCCACGCGCGATATTTCCAGGCTTAAGAAAGGCGAAGAGTTGCTTGGGCGCAAGAAAATCTCTCGTATCATCAAAACAGAAATGCCGAAAGTAGTATGTTTTATAGGCAAAGTCACGTATGAAAAATATACGGGATCAAAAAATTTCACGTTTGGCTGGCAGGACCCCATTCATGAGGCAAAAGTCTTTGTCATGCACTTTCCCTTGCGCGGAGAAGCGGTGGTAAGAGTCCGAGAATTATGTGAAGTTAAGCGCGTTGCTCTTGTTTAA